DNA from Leucobacter aridicollis:
TTCACGCTGCCGGACCGCGCGGTGCTGCTGCTCGCCCCGCCGCTCGTGGCGATCTCGCGCGTACTCCGTCCGATCATCACGGCGCTCAACGCCATCGCGAACGGCGTGCTGCGCATGTTCCGAGTCGAGCCGAAGTCGGAGACGACGAGCACGTACACGCTCGAGGAAGTGGCGAGCATCGTCGACCACTCGCGCCGCGAGGGCGTGCTTGAGGATCGTTCGGGCGCGCTCACGGCAGCGTTCGAGTTCACCTCGAAGCGGGCTGGCGACGTGCTCGTGCCAACCGACAGGCTCGTCGTCCTCCCGCCAGGGTCGACGCCGGCCGACGTCGAGGCGGCGGTGGCGCGTCACGGGTTCTCCCGGTATCCCATCGTCGACGCCGAGGGCGCGCTCGTCGGATACGCGCACATCAAGGACCTCGTGCGGATCAGCGAGAGCTGGATCAACGAGCCGATCCCGCCGAAGCGCGTGCGCGAGATGGTGACGATGCGCGTCGACTCGGAGCTCGAGGACGTGTTGTCGCACATGCAGCGCCGCGGCATTCACATGGCGCGCGTCGTCGACGCGAGCGGGGCTGAACTCGGCGCGGTCTTCCTCGAAGACGTCATTGAGGAGCTCGTCGGGGAGATCCAGGACGCGACGAGGCGCCAGCGCTACGAGGACTAGCGGAAGCTCTCCACCTGAGCTCTCCCGCTCCGCGAGAGCTCTCCCTCTCCGAGAGAGCTCTCCCTCTCCGAGAGAGCTCTCCCTCTCCGAGAGAGCTCTCCCTCTCCGTGAGCTCTCCCTCTCCGCGCAACAGCCCCTTCCCTGCAAGACCGGCAGAACCTGACCGTCGGAAACGGTCCGTCTTGCAGGGAAGGGGCTGTGTGGTGGGCTGCGCCGGTGCGCGGTGGACCGTGGCGGAGGTTATGCGTCGCGGAGCGCGTCGACCGGTTCGATCTTTGCGGCCTTCATCGCCGGGTAGCTGCCGGCAGCGAGCCCGACAAGGGCGCCGACCGCCACGCCCAGCGGTGCGGCCCAGGGGGCGAGCACGGGCGTCCACTGTTGCACGAGGCACACCCCGATGAGCGCGAACATACCCACGACGACACCCATGAGGCCGCCGAGCAGCCCCGTGGTCACCGATTCGATCATGAACTGGCCGGCGATGTCCCGCGTGCGGGCGCCCAACGCTCGTCGAAGGCCGATCTCACCGCGGCGCTCCGTCACCGACATGAGGGTGACGCTCGCGATACCGATGCCGCCGCCAATGAGCGCGACGATGCCGATCGCGAGGAACAGCACATTCACGTCGGCCTCCACGCCCTCGCGGAGCGCGTTCGCGCTCGACGGCGCCGAGACCTTGAAGGCGTCCGGGGCGTTCGGGTCGAGCGCGATCGGCGCCTGCCGTGCGACGACGTCGCCTGCGCCAACGGCGATCCTGATATCCAGGCTGTTGGCGCTCGCGAGGCCGAGCTCGCCGCGCGCGGTGTTCACCGGCACGATCACGGAGTCGAGCAGAGTGTTGCGGGTACCGACCTTGTCGAGGATCCCGATCACGGTGTAGGCCCGCTCCTCGATGAAGATCGCGGGCTGACCGCTCACGCGATTCACGCCGAGGCGCTCGGCCGCTGCCTTACCGAGGACAACGACGCGATCGCCGCGTTCGTCATGCCCGGCGTCGAAGAACCTGCCCGCGCTGATGTGGCCGGCGACAGTGTCGAGCAGCTCGGGGGAGGCCGCCACCACGGGCGGCGCGGCCTTCGCCGCCGCTGACGGGTCGTTGACCTGCACCGTCACGACGTCCTTGACGTTATCGAGTTTCGCGTACAGCGCTGCGTGCTCGACCCCGGCGAGGTCACGAACCCTGTCAGCCGCGTCCCACGGGAGCCGGGCTGTCGCCCGCTCTTTGCCTCCGGCGGCCTTCGCCTTGCCTGGTTCGACGGTCACTCGAGTCGCCGAGAGCGCATCGAACTGCTGGGCGATCTGGCCTCCAGCGGTCTGCGCGAACCCAATCGTCGCGACGAGCGACGCAATGCCGAGCACGGTGCCGGCGAGGGTGATGAGCAGACGAGACGGGCGGGAGCCGACGCCCTCGAGCGCCTCGCGGACGAGGTCGCCGCGCGAGATCGTGGTGCGCGGGGCGCCAGCCGATTGCTGCTTGCGGGCGCGGCGCGAGGCGAACCAGCGTCGCCGCGGCTGCTTCGACTGGTCCGCGGCCTCTGCGGCGTCCGCTGCCGCCGTGGCGTCCGCCGTGAGGTCATCGAGCGTGAGCTCCGGAGCGTCCGCGCGATCGAGCTCCGGTGATGCGCCGCGCTTCCGGCCGCGTCGTGCGCGTGGTGTG
Protein-coding regions in this window:
- a CDS encoding hemolysin family protein; protein product: MSDWLGILWLVLLLAANAFFVAAEFAVISARRSQIEPRAEAGSKSAKTALFAMEHATLMLATCQLGITVCSLVILNVSEPAIHHLLAGPLEWTGMSVEVAGITAFVLTLLLVTYLHVVFGEMVPKNAAFTLPDRAVLLLAPPLVAISRVLRPIITALNAIANGVLRMFRVEPKSETTSTYTLEEVASIVDHSRREGVLEDRSGALTAAFEFTSKRAGDVLVPTDRLVVLPPGSTPADVEAAVARHGFSRYPIVDAEGALVGYAHIKDLVRISESWINEPIPPKRVREMVTMRVDSELEDVLSHMQRRGIHMARVVDASGAELGAVFLEDVIEELVGEIQDATRRQRYED
- a CDS encoding ABC transporter permease; its protein translation is MKLTPRARRGRKRGASPELDRADAPELTLDDLTADATAAADAAEAADQSKQPRRRWFASRRARKQQSAGAPRTTISRGDLVREALEGVGSRPSRLLITLAGTVLGIASLVATIGFAQTAGGQIAQQFDALSATRVTVEPGKAKAAGGKERATARLPWDAADRVRDLAGVEHAALYAKLDNVKDVVTVQVNDPSAAAKAAPPVVAASPELLDTVAGHISAGRFFDAGHDERGDRVVVLGKAAAERLGVNRVSGQPAIFIEERAYTVIGILDKVGTRNTLLDSVIVPVNTARGELGLASANSLDIRIAVGAGDVVARQAPIALDPNAPDAFKVSAPSSANALREGVEADVNVLFLAIGIVALIGGGIGIASVTLMSVTERRGEIGLRRALGARTRDIAGQFMIESVTTGLLGGLMGVVVGMFALIGVCLVQQWTPVLAPWAAPLGVAVGALVGLAAGSYPAMKAAKIEPVDALRDA